The Trinickia acidisoli genome includes a window with the following:
- a CDS encoding Maf family protein, whose product MPQPNPRLPLYPFVYLASQSPRRQELLAQLGVRFELLLPRPDEDAEALEAERAGEAASTYVERVCVAKAEAARARLVASGHRAAPILVADTTVTIDDAILGKPNDVEHAVQMLARLAGREHEVLTALAVIDADGTLLPPALSRSCVRFAPAPLTALTRYAMTGEPLGKAGAYGIQGRAAEFIERIDGSYSGIMGLPLFETAALLRLARVDF is encoded by the coding sequence ATGCCGCAGCCGAACCCCCGCCTGCCCCTTTACCCTTTCGTCTACCTCGCTTCGCAAAGCCCGCGCCGGCAGGAGTTGCTGGCCCAACTGGGCGTCCGATTCGAACTGCTGCTGCCGCGGCCCGACGAAGACGCCGAAGCGCTCGAAGCCGAGCGTGCCGGCGAGGCGGCCAGCACCTATGTCGAGCGCGTCTGCGTGGCCAAGGCTGAAGCGGCGCGCGCGCGGCTCGTGGCGAGCGGCCATCGCGCAGCGCCGATCCTCGTGGCCGACACGACGGTGACGATCGACGACGCGATTCTCGGCAAGCCGAACGACGTCGAGCATGCTGTCCAGATGCTCGCGCGCCTCGCGGGCCGCGAGCATGAAGTGCTGACGGCGCTGGCCGTCATCGATGCCGACGGTACGCTGCTGCCTCCGGCATTATCACGCTCGTGCGTGCGCTTCGCGCCGGCACCGCTTACCGCACTAACCCGCTATGCGATGACGGGCGAGCCGCTCGGCAAAGCCGGAGCCTACGGCATTCAAGGCCGTGCCGCCGAATTCATCGAGCGGATCGACGGATCCTATTCGGGTATCATGGGTCTGCCCCTATTTGAGACGGCCGCGCTGCTGCGCTTGGCGCGCGTCGACTTCTGA
- the rng gene encoding ribonuclease G, producing MNEEILINVTPQETRVALVQQGAVQELHVERTLSRGRVGNVYLGKVVRVLPGMQSAFIDIGLERAAFLHVADIWHPRLAGEHAVPQQPIEKIVFEGQTLTVQVIKDPIGTKGARLSTQISIAGRTLVYLPQEPHIGISQKIESEAEREAIRARLTAVLPADEKGGYIVRTIAEDATSEELASDVAYLRKTWATVVALAQRLPPTSLLYQDLNLAQRVLRDFVTDETTRIQVDSRETYQMLTEFAAEFTPAVSSKLHHYTGERPLFDLYNIETEIQRALSRRVDLKSGGYLMIDQTEAMTTIDVNTGGYVGARNFDDTIFKTNLEAAHTIARQLRLRNLGGIIIIDFIDMENAEHRDAVLGELKKALSRDRTRSTVNGFSQLGLVEMTRKRTRESLAHVLCEPCPVCEGKGQVKTSRTVCYDVLREILRESRQFNPREFRIVASQQVIDLFLDEESQHLAMLIDFIGKPVSLQVESNLSQEQYDIVLM from the coding sequence ATGAACGAAGAAATCCTCATCAATGTCACGCCGCAGGAGACGCGGGTCGCACTGGTACAGCAAGGCGCCGTGCAAGAGTTGCATGTAGAGCGCACGCTCTCGCGCGGCCGCGTCGGAAACGTCTATCTCGGCAAGGTCGTGCGCGTGCTGCCCGGCATGCAGTCGGCGTTCATCGACATCGGACTCGAGCGCGCCGCGTTCTTGCACGTCGCCGACATCTGGCACCCGCGCCTGGCCGGAGAGCACGCGGTTCCGCAGCAGCCGATCGAGAAGATCGTCTTCGAGGGCCAGACGCTGACGGTACAGGTCATCAAGGACCCGATCGGCACGAAAGGCGCGCGGCTGTCGACGCAGATCAGCATCGCCGGACGCACGCTCGTCTATCTGCCGCAAGAGCCGCACATCGGGATTTCGCAGAAGATCGAGAGCGAGGCCGAACGCGAAGCGATTCGCGCGCGCCTGACGGCGGTTTTGCCTGCGGATGAGAAAGGCGGCTACATCGTGCGCACGATCGCCGAAGATGCAACGAGCGAAGAACTTGCCAGCGACGTCGCCTATCTGCGCAAGACATGGGCGACGGTCGTCGCGCTGGCGCAGCGTCTGCCGCCGACGAGCCTGCTCTATCAAGATTTGAACTTGGCGCAACGCGTGCTGCGCGATTTCGTGACGGACGAAACGACGCGCATTCAAGTGGATTCGCGCGAAACCTATCAAATGCTGACCGAGTTCGCCGCCGAGTTCACGCCGGCCGTGAGTTCGAAGCTTCACCACTACACGGGCGAGCGACCACTGTTCGACCTGTACAACATCGAAACGGAAATCCAACGTGCGCTCTCGCGCCGCGTCGATTTGAAATCGGGCGGCTATTTGATGATCGATCAAACCGAGGCGATGACGACGATCGACGTCAACACGGGCGGCTATGTCGGCGCGCGCAATTTCGACGATACGATCTTCAAGACGAACCTCGAAGCCGCGCACACGATCGCGCGTCAGCTACGCCTGCGCAACCTCGGCGGCATCATCATCATCGACTTCATCGACATGGAGAACGCCGAGCACCGCGACGCCGTGCTGGGCGAACTGAAGAAAGCGCTCTCGCGCGATCGCACACGCTCGACCGTGAACGGCTTTTCGCAGCTCGGGCTCGTCGAGATGACGCGCAAGCGCACGCGCGAATCGCTTGCACACGTGCTGTGCGAGCCCTGCCCCGTATGCGAGGGCAAAGGCCAAGTCAAAACGTCGCGCACCGTCTGCTACGACGTGCTGCGCGAAATCCTGCGCGAGTCGCGGCAGTTCAATCCGCGCGAGTTTCGCATCGTCGCCTCGCAGCAGGTCATCGATTTGTTCCTCGACGAGGAATCCCAGCATTTGGCCATGCTGATCGACTTTATCGGCAAGCCTGTGTCGCTGCAGGTGGAGTCGAATCTCAGTCAGGAGCAGTACGACATTGTGCTGATGTAA
- the hemF gene encoding oxygen-dependent coproporphyrinogen oxidase — protein MPDTTYDVSQVRSYLQGLQARIADALGALDGAPFGVDAWQRPAGDRLRGGGVTRILEGGALIERGGVGFSDVAGDKLPPSATALRPHLAGRGFEAMGVSLVMHPRNPYCPTAHMNVRMLAATKEGEAPVFWFGGGMDLTPYYGFEEDAAHFHGVCRDALAPFGADLYPRFKRWCDDYFFLKHRNETRGVGGVFFDDFDELGFERSFAMMQSVGDAFVDAYLPLLEKRHATPYGERERAFQGYRRGRYVEFNLVYDRGTLFGLQSGGRTESILLSMPPVANWRYDWQPEPGTPEARLYSDFLKPRDWI, from the coding sequence ATGCCTGATACGACCTACGACGTCTCTCAAGTGCGCAGCTATCTGCAAGGGCTGCAAGCACGCATCGCCGACGCGCTCGGCGCGCTCGACGGCGCGCCGTTCGGCGTCGACGCCTGGCAGCGCCCGGCGGGGGACCGTCTGCGCGGCGGCGGCGTAACGCGCATCCTCGAGGGCGGCGCGCTGATCGAACGCGGCGGCGTCGGGTTCTCGGACGTGGCGGGCGATAAACTGCCGCCGTCGGCCACCGCGCTTCGGCCGCACCTCGCCGGGCGCGGCTTCGAGGCGATGGGCGTCTCGCTCGTCATGCACCCGCGCAACCCGTATTGCCCGACCGCGCACATGAACGTGCGTATGCTGGCAGCCACGAAGGAAGGCGAGGCCCCCGTCTTTTGGTTCGGCGGCGGGATGGATCTGACGCCCTATTACGGCTTCGAGGAAGACGCGGCACATTTTCACGGTGTCTGCCGCGACGCCCTCGCGCCGTTCGGCGCGGATCTCTACCCGCGCTTCAAGCGCTGGTGCGACGACTACTTCTTCCTCAAGCACCGCAACGAGACACGCGGCGTGGGCGGCGTGTTCTTCGACGATTTCGACGAGTTGGGCTTCGAGCGTTCGTTCGCGATGATGCAGAGCGTCGGCGACGCCTTCGTCGACGCCTACCTCCCGTTGCTCGAAAAACGGCATGCAACCCCTTACGGCGAGCGCGAGCGCGCGTTCCAAGGGTACCGGCGCGGCCGTTATGTCGAATTCAACCTCGTCTACGACCGTGGCACACTGTTCGGACTGCAAAGCGGCGGCCGCACGGAGTCGATCCTGCTGTCGATGCCGCCCGTTGCGAACTGGCGCTACGACTGGCAGCCCGAGCCCGGCACGCCCGAGGCACGGCTCTACAGCGACTTCCTCAAGCCGCGCGACTGGATTTGA
- the rsfS gene encoding ribosome silencing factor, with protein sequence MDIRKLQRLIVDGLEDVKAQDIRVFNTTHLTELFDRVIVASGTSNRQTKALASSVREKVKEAGGDVISTEGEDIGEWVLVDCGDAIVHILQPALRQYYNLEEIWGDKPVRVKLTSTSPFSGAHASEAEDGDEDDEADPPAAKPARKSAARKSPARKTSAK encoded by the coding sequence ATGGACATTCGCAAACTACAGCGCCTGATCGTAGACGGTCTCGAAGACGTCAAGGCACAGGACATCCGCGTCTTCAACACGACCCATTTGACCGAACTCTTCGACCGCGTCATCGTCGCGAGCGGCACCTCGAACCGGCAAACGAAGGCGCTCGCCTCCAGCGTGCGCGAAAAGGTCAAGGAAGCGGGCGGCGACGTCATCAGCACCGAAGGCGAGGACATCGGCGAATGGGTGCTCGTCGACTGCGGCGATGCCATCGTGCACATCCTCCAGCCCGCGCTGCGCCAGTACTACAACCTCGAGGAAATTTGGGGCGACAAGCCCGTGCGCGTGAAGCTCACGAGCACGAGCCCGTTCTCGGGCGCTCATGCGAGCGAGGCGGAAGACGGCGACGAAGACGACGAGGCGGACCCGCCTGCGGCCAAACCCGCGCGCAAGAGCGCGGCCCGCAAAAGCCCCGCGCGCAAAACGAGCGCGAAGTAA
- the rlmH gene encoding 23S rRNA (pseudouridine(1915)-N(3))-methyltransferase RlmH, with protein sequence MKLHILAVGHKMPDWISTGFDEYAKRMPPELRIELREIKPEPRTGGRSAQSVMAAERQRIEAALPKTARVVALDERGRDWTTMQLASALPDWQRDGRDVAFVIGGADGLDPELKARAELLLRISSLTLPHGMVRVLLAEQLYRAWSITQNHPYHRV encoded by the coding sequence ATGAAGCTCCATATCTTGGCAGTCGGTCATAAGATGCCCGATTGGATCTCGACCGGCTTCGACGAATACGCGAAGCGGATGCCGCCCGAGCTGCGCATCGAGTTGCGCGAAATCAAGCCTGAGCCAAGAACCGGCGGTCGCTCGGCGCAAAGCGTAATGGCGGCGGAGCGCCAACGCATCGAAGCCGCGTTGCCGAAGACGGCGCGCGTCGTGGCGCTCGACGAGCGCGGCCGCGACTGGACCACGATGCAACTCGCGAGCGCCCTGCCCGATTGGCAGCGCGACGGCCGCGACGTCGCCTTCGTGATCGGCGGAGCCGACGGGCTCGACCCCGAGCTCAAAGCCCGCGCCGAACTCCTGTTGCGCATCTCCAGTCTGACCCTGCCGCACGGCATGGTGCGCGTGCTGCTTGCGGAACAGCTTTACCGCGCGTGGAGCATCACGCAGAATCACCCCTATCATCGCGTCTGA
- a CDS encoding nicotinate-nucleotide adenylyltransferase codes for MLPRRVGLLGGTFDPIHNGHLALARRFAELLKLTELVLLPAGQPYQKSGVSAAQHRLAMTRAAAASLVLPGVAVTVATDEIEQAGPTYTVETLARWRASEGQDTSLALLIGADQLLRLDTWRDWRRLFEFAHVGAATRPGFDLSSLPPALAAELGPRRADPATLRGTSAGCLLVDDTLALDVSATDIRAHLKARLAQNTAATGTTALAATHTPTPEPIPEAVWDYILQHHLYHR; via the coding sequence ATGCTGCCGCGCCGCGTCGGCTTGCTCGGCGGCACGTTCGATCCGATTCACAACGGCCATCTGGCGCTTGCGCGCCGCTTCGCCGAACTGTTGAAGCTGACGGAGCTCGTGCTGCTGCCGGCCGGCCAGCCGTATCAAAAGTCGGGTGTGTCGGCGGCGCAGCACCGCTTGGCGATGACGCGCGCGGCCGCCGCCTCGCTCGTACTGCCCGGCGTCGCCGTGACGGTGGCCACCGACGAAATCGAGCAAGCAGGCCCCACCTACACCGTGGAGACGCTTGCGCGCTGGCGTGCGAGCGAGGGTCAGGACACCTCGCTCGCGCTACTGATCGGCGCGGATCAACTTTTGCGACTCGACACTTGGCGCGATTGGCGGCGGCTGTTCGAGTTCGCGCACGTAGGCGCCGCCACGCGGCCCGGCTTCGACCTGTCGAGCCTGCCGCCCGCGCTCGCCGCCGAACTCGGTCCGCGCCGCGCCGACCCGGCGACGCTGCGCGGCACGAGCGCGGGATGCCTGCTCGTGGACGACACGCTCGCGCTCGACGTTTCGGCCACCGACATTCGTGCGCATTTGAAGGCGAGGCTCGCGCAAAACACCGCGGCTACGGGCACCACCGCGCTAGCCGCGACGCACACACCGACGCCTGAACCGATCCCTGAGGCCGTCTGGGACTACATCCTTCAACATCATCTGTACCACCGGTAA
- the purD gene encoding phosphoribosylamine--glycine ligase codes for MKLLVVGSGGREHALAWKLAQSPRVQLVYVAPGNGGTAQDERLRNVPVTDLDALADFAEREQIALTVVGPEAPLAAGIVNLFRQRGLKVFGPTKEAAQLESSKDFAKAFMKRHGIPTAEYETFSDAALAHAYVDRKGAPIVVKADGLAAGKGVVVAQTLEEAHGAVDMMLADNKLGDAGARVVVEEFLAGEEASFIVMVDGKHVLPLASSQDHKRLLDDDQGPNTGGMGAYSPAPIVTPQLHARVMREIILPTVRGMEKEGIRYTGFLYAGLMIDEQGNPKTLEFNCRMGDPETQPIMARLKGDFSKVLESAIAGTLDTVELTWDRRTALGVVLAAHHYPDTPRKGDRISSIPAETENAVTFHAGTTLVDGKLVTAGGRVLCVVGLSDSVRGAQSAAYEAINQISFDGMQYRRDIGYRALNRKH; via the coding sequence ATGAAACTACTCGTCGTCGGTTCCGGCGGTCGCGAACATGCGCTCGCCTGGAAGCTCGCGCAATCGCCGCGCGTGCAGCTCGTCTACGTTGCGCCCGGCAACGGCGGCACGGCGCAAGACGAGCGTCTGCGCAACGTGCCCGTCACCGATCTCGACGCGCTCGCCGATTTCGCGGAAAGAGAGCAGATCGCGCTGACCGTCGTCGGCCCCGAGGCGCCGCTCGCGGCAGGCATCGTCAACCTGTTCCGCCAGCGCGGCCTGAAGGTGTTCGGGCCGACCAAGGAAGCGGCCCAGCTCGAAAGCTCGAAAGATTTCGCCAAGGCGTTCATGAAGCGTCACGGCATTCCGACGGCCGAGTACGAAACGTTCTCCGATGCCGCGCTTGCGCACGCCTACGTCGATCGCAAGGGTGCGCCGATCGTCGTCAAGGCCGACGGCTTGGCCGCGGGCAAGGGCGTGGTCGTCGCGCAAACGCTCGAAGAGGCGCATGGCGCCGTCGACATGATGCTCGCCGACAACAAGCTCGGCGATGCGGGCGCGCGCGTCGTCGTCGAAGAATTTCTCGCGGGCGAGGAAGCGAGCTTCATCGTCATGGTCGACGGCAAGCACGTGCTGCCGCTCGCCTCGAGCCAAGATCACAAGCGGCTGCTCGACGACGATCAAGGCCCGAACACGGGCGGCATGGGTGCGTACTCGCCGGCGCCGATCGTAACGCCGCAACTCCATGCGCGCGTGATGCGCGAGATCATCTTGCCGACCGTGCGCGGCATGGAAAAGGAAGGCATCCGCTACACGGGCTTCCTCTATGCGGGCCTCATGATCGACGAGCAAGGCAATCCGAAAACGCTCGAGTTCAATTGCCGCATGGGCGACCCCGAAACGCAGCCGATCATGGCGCGTCTGAAGGGCGATTTTTCGAAGGTGCTCGAAAGCGCGATCGCCGGGACGCTCGACACGGTGGAACTCACGTGGGACCGCCGCACGGCGCTCGGCGTGGTGCTCGCCGCGCACCACTACCCCGACACGCCGCGCAAGGGTGATCGCATCAGCAGCATCCCGGCCGAGACCGAGAACGCCGTGACGTTCCATGCGGGCACGACGCTCGTCGACGGCAAGCTCGTAACCGCGGGCGGGCGCGTACTGTGCGTCGTCGGATTGTCCGATTCCGTGCGCGGCGCGCAATCGGCCGCCTACGAAGCGATCAATCAGATTTCGTTCGACGGCATGCAATACCGCCGCGACATCGGCTACCGCGCGTTGAACCGCAAGCACTGA
- a CDS encoding glycosyltransferase family 2 protein, which yields MSIPRPQSNERRASHANRATLSVIVVAMNEAHDIRDCLESVRGLARETIVFDSGSTDGTPDICRELGARVFETDWPGDGPQKNRALAQATGDWVLCLDADERVGDELRREIERLLEEGSTHAVFSTPRRSSFCGRFMRHSGWWPDRIERLFRRGSARFTDVRTHTHLVVDGTTGRFDGPIIHIAIGDLHEALDKANSYSTSGALTMAENGKHSSLGKAIGKGLWAFVRTYVLRRGFLDGRMGFMLAVANAEGTYYRYAKLALLGERQASTQRQPHEA from the coding sequence ATGTCCATTCCACGTCCGCAATCCAACGAAAGACGCGCATCGCACGCGAATCGCGCCACGCTTTCCGTGATCGTCGTCGCCATGAACGAGGCACACGACATTCGCGATTGCCTCGAATCCGTACGCGGCCTCGCGCGGGAAACGATCGTCTTCGATTCCGGTAGCACGGACGGCACACCGGACATTTGCCGCGAACTCGGCGCCCGCGTGTTCGAGACCGACTGGCCGGGCGACGGGCCGCAAAAGAATCGCGCACTCGCGCAAGCCACGGGCGACTGGGTACTTTGCCTCGACGCCGACGAACGCGTCGGCGACGAACTGCGGCGCGAGATCGAGCGCCTGCTCGAAGAAGGCAGCACGCACGCGGTATTTTCGACGCCGCGCCGCTCGAGTTTCTGCGGCCGCTTCATGCGGCACTCGGGATGGTGGCCCGACCGCATCGAGCGGCTGTTCCGCCGCGGCAGCGCACGGTTCACCGACGTTCGCACGCATACGCATCTCGTCGTCGACGGAACGACGGGCCGCTTCGATGGCCCCATCATTCACATCGCGATCGGCGATCTGCACGAGGCGCTCGACAAGGCCAATTCGTATTCGACCTCCGGGGCGCTGACGATGGCGGAAAACGGCAAGCATTCTTCGCTCGGCAAAGCGATCGGCAAAGGCCTGTGGGCGTTCGTGCGCACGTACGTCTTGCGGCGCGGCTTTTTGGATGGCCGGATGGGGTTCATGCTCGCCGTCGCGAACGCCGAGGGCACCTACTATCGGTACGCGAAGCTCGCGTTGCTGGGCGAACGTCAGGCAAGCACACAGCGGCAGCCCCATGAAGCCTGA
- the msbA gene encoding lipid A export permease/ATP-binding protein MsbA, producing the protein MEPQATLRKPVGGGQTSTPAVMRRLWPYLKPIVWVLVLAVATMGLSAATDAGIPALLKPLLDHGFGQNASDNAKWYVPLAVIGLAIVRGVSQYASQYLLSYVSNRILLQLRLDMFQRMIHTSATFFQRETASTVINAIVFEVNQILGVLTSVMVTLVRDSLSVVFLLGYLFYLNWRLTLIVAVILPGIGWLVSKINRRLRRLGREQQDLTNELSYIVEETVAGYKVVKIHNGEAYEMGRFTAMSQRLRGYAMRMTVAGGLAQPLTQILASVALAIVITIAVVQSAHSQTTVGGFVAFVTSMLLVISPLKHLIDVNQPLQRGVTAAEFILGLIDEPLEPAGGTRKLEHARGEIEFSDVTFSYGQPDRLTLDHVSFTAKPGEMIALAGPSGSGKTTLVNLLPRFFAPTSGRILVDGVPVDEYDLHDLRSQIAMVSQDVVLFNDTIAANVAYGGTPDHARVQAALVAANLWDTVQAMPQGMDTHVGGNGMRLSGGQRQRLAIARALYKNAPILILDEATSALDSESERHVQAALETLMKGRTTLVIAHRLSTIERADRILVMEAGCIAEQGSHEALLRQNGLYAHLHRIQYQQQAA; encoded by the coding sequence TTGGAACCCCAGGCAACTTTGAGAAAACCGGTCGGCGGCGGGCAAACGTCGACGCCGGCCGTCATGCGGCGGTTGTGGCCCTATCTGAAGCCCATCGTTTGGGTGCTGGTGCTGGCCGTCGCCACGATGGGCCTCTCCGCCGCCACCGACGCGGGTATTCCGGCACTGCTCAAGCCGCTGCTCGATCACGGCTTCGGCCAGAACGCCAGCGATAACGCGAAGTGGTATGTCCCGCTCGCGGTGATCGGTCTTGCGATCGTGCGCGGCGTGTCGCAGTACGCTTCGCAATACTTGCTGTCGTACGTCTCGAACCGCATCTTGCTGCAACTGCGGCTCGACATGTTCCAGCGCATGATTCACACGAGCGCAACGTTCTTCCAGCGCGAGACGGCGAGCACCGTCATCAATGCGATCGTCTTCGAAGTCAATCAGATATTGGGCGTCCTCACGAGCGTGATGGTGACGCTCGTGCGCGATTCGCTATCGGTCGTCTTTTTGCTCGGCTATTTGTTTTATCTGAATTGGCGCCTGACGCTGATCGTCGCCGTGATTCTGCCCGGCATCGGTTGGCTCGTGAGCAAGATCAACCGGCGGCTGCGTCGGCTCGGCCGCGAGCAGCAGGACCTCACGAACGAGCTGTCGTATATCGTCGAGGAAACGGTTGCCGGCTATAAGGTCGTCAAGATCCACAACGGCGAGGCGTACGAGATGGGTCGCTTTACCGCGATGAGTCAGCGCCTGCGCGGCTACGCCATGCGGATGACCGTCGCGGGCGGGCTCGCACAGCCGCTCACGCAGATTCTCGCCTCGGTCGCCCTCGCGATCGTCATCACGATTGCCGTCGTCCAGTCGGCGCACAGCCAAACGACGGTCGGCGGCTTCGTCGCGTTCGTCACCTCGATGCTGCTCGTGATCTCGCCGCTCAAGCATCTGATCGACGTGAACCAGCCGTTGCAGCGCGGCGTGACGGCCGCCGAATTCATCCTTGGCCTCATCGACGAGCCGCTCGAGCCGGCCGGCGGCACGCGCAAGCTGGAACACGCGCGCGGCGAGATCGAGTTCAGCGATGTCACGTTCAGCTATGGCCAGCCCGATCGACTGACGCTCGATCACGTATCGTTCACGGCGAAACCGGGCGAGATGATCGCGCTGGCGGGCCCCTCGGGCAGCGGCAAGACGACGCTCGTGAACCTGCTTCCTCGCTTTTTCGCGCCGACGAGCGGGCGCATTCTCGTCGACGGCGTGCCGGTCGACGAGTACGACCTGCACGATCTGCGCAGCCAGATCGCGATGGTGAGCCAAGACGTCGTGCTGTTCAACGACACGATCGCCGCCAACGTCGCCTACGGCGGCACGCCCGATCACGCGCGCGTGCAAGCCGCCCTCGTGGCGGCGAACTTGTGGGATACCGTCCAGGCCATGCCGCAGGGCATGGACACGCATGTCGGCGGTAACGGCATGCGCTTGTCGGGCGGGCAGCGTCAGCGTTTGGCGATCGCGCGCGCGCTCTACAAAAACGCGCCGATTCTCATTCTGGACGAGGCGACGTCGGCGCTCGACTCCGAATCCGAACGGCACGTGCAGGCGGCGCTCGAGACGCTGATGAAGGGGCGCACGACGCTCGTCATCGCCCACCGGCTCTCGACGATCGAGCGGGCCGACCGCATCCTCGTCATGGAAGCGGGCTGCATCGCCGAACAAGGCAGCCACGAGGCGCTACTGCGGCAAAACGGCCTCTACGCACATTTGCATCGGATTCAGTATCAGCAGCAGGCGGCATAA
- a CDS encoding glycosyltransferase family 2 protein: MKPDTLVTVIVTTYNRPDALELVLDACLAQTDRHFEIVIADDGSGAPTGELIERTARRSPIPIMHAWQPDEGFRAAASRNGAIALARGEYLIFLDGDCVPQRNFIACHRALAESRMLVTGSRILLRQRLTAHALERRLALAEQPASFWLRQRAAGQVNKVLPLFLRLPDFAGRRVDGFVWRGIKTCNLGAWRSDIAAANGFDETFVGWGHEDADLVVRLHNAGVGRKNGFLATEVLHLWHPEAARDREGPNYAKVLARLADGTTRADKGLEDRSVLT, from the coding sequence ATGAAGCCTGACACGCTCGTCACGGTCATCGTCACGACCTACAATCGCCCGGATGCCCTCGAGTTGGTGCTCGACGCTTGCCTCGCGCAAACCGATCGCCATTTCGAGATCGTCATCGCCGACGACGGCTCCGGTGCGCCGACCGGCGAACTCATCGAGCGCACCGCCCGGCGCTCGCCGATTCCGATCATGCACGCGTGGCAGCCCGACGAGGGCTTTCGTGCGGCAGCAAGCCGCAACGGGGCCATCGCGCTCGCGCGCGGCGAGTATCTGATCTTCCTCGACGGGGATTGCGTCCCGCAGCGCAATTTCATCGCATGCCATCGCGCGCTCGCGGAATCCCGCATGCTCGTGACGGGCAGCCGCATTCTGCTCAGACAGCGGCTGACGGCGCACGCGCTGGAACGACGGCTGGCGCTCGCCGAGCAGCCAGCCTCGTTTTGGCTGCGACAGCGCGCAGCCGGCCAGGTCAATAAGGTATTGCCGCTTTTTCTTCGGTTGCCCGATTTCGCGGGGCGGCGTGTCGACGGCTTCGTTTGGCGCGGCATCAAGACGTGCAACCTGGGCGCGTGGCGTAGCGACATCGCGGCCGCGAACGGCTTCGACGAAACGTTCGTCGGCTGGGGGCACGAAGATGCCGACCTCGTCGTTCGGCTCCACAACGCCGGAGTCGGCCGGAAGAACGGCTTCCTGGCCACCGAGGTGCTGCATCTGTGGCACCCGGAGGCGGCACGGGATCGCGAAGGCCCGAACTACGCTAAAGTGCTCGCGCGCCTGGCCGATGGCACGACGCGCGCCGACAAAGGGCTCGAGGATCGATCGGTTCTCACCTAG